The Acholeplasma laidlawii PG-8A DNA window TATATCACATTTAGAAATGGAGAAGTTTTTATCTTAAACATGCACATTGCAAAATTTGATGCATCCTCTATTTTTAATCATGAAGAAACGAGAACTAGAAAACTATTATTAAACAGAAGCGAAATTGATAAACTTATGGGCGCACAGACTAGAGATGGTATGACCATTATTCCTTTAACTGTAGAACTTCATGAAGGTTTAATTAAAGTAGTTATTGCACTTGCTAAGGGTAAAAAGTTGTTTGATAAACGTGAAACGATTAAAGAACGTGATATCAAACGTGAACAGCAACAATCACTTAAAGGGAAAATGAGATGAACCAAAAAATAAAAGTGGGATTAATGCTTGGTGGCGGTGGTGCAAAGGGTAGTTACCAACTAGGTGTCATCAAGGCATTAGAAGAATTAAATCTCTTAAAACACATTGATGCGATATCAGGTGTTTCAATAGGTGCAATCAACACACTTTTATTAATGAGCAAAAAAAGCCATAAAGAAATGGTGAAAATTTGGGATATCATGGACTCTGAAAATGTCTTTGGTACCAAACAATCTATCTTAAAAGAAAAAAGACTTTATGATTTTAGACCGGTCGCACAAAAGCTAATTGAAAGTGTCGATCTTAAACGCATTAAAAGATCTAAATATCAAGGTTTCGCAACTGCAGCACGTATTTATGATAAGGAATCATTTATTCATCAAATTAAAACAGATACTATGGAAAAGAAAGTATTTCATTTAAATGAAGAAGATGATCCGTTTATCTCGGTGATGGCCTCTTCTTCAATTCCGCTTGTATTTGGTCCGACAACCATTGGTGAACATAAATATGTAGATGGTGGTGTTATTGATAACTATCCAGTTCAACCATTAATTGAAGCAGGGTGTAACTTTATTTTTGCAATTGCATTAGATTACGGGTTTAACCCACATATTTATGATAATTATGATATTACGATTGTTAACTTTACATCAACTTCTGCATTTGAATCGAATCGTTTAGCGGATATGCTAGATGTTGTGAAGTTTAATCTGGAGTTTAAAACTGAAAAAGAAGAACTTGGATACTATGTAGCTAAAACAATGATTTCAAAAATGATAGATGAACGCATGATTAAGCGTTCCTTTGGCTTTACATCCTTTATAAAAAAGACTGGGTTTAAAGTCTTAGAATTATCAAAATTTGAAGAGATGTTTGTAAAACATAAAAAAAATCAAGAACGAACTAAACTAAGAAAAATGATTAAAGAAAATAAAAAGTTAAGAAAAAAATCAAAAGGGGTAGAACAAATCAATGAATGAGTTAGATATTATACGCTTTATACAAGGTATTAGAAATCCTTTTTTAGATACACTCATGGAACTCTTAACAGAGTTAGGTGATCAACTCGTATTTATTGCGATTGCATTAGTAATCTATTGGTTTTTTAATAAAAGGGTAGCATTTAAGCTCGTATTTGTATTTATTAGTAGTGCTATTATAAATGAACTATTAAAAGGAATTATCGCAAGAAATAGACCGTATGTTGAAGATCCATCCCTTGGTGTAGGTACCCTTACTCACGGCTATAGTTTCCCTTCAGGACATGCTCAAAATACAGGTGTGATTACAACGGTTTTATACCAAAATTATTCAAAGAAATCGAACTGGTTAAAATGGGTATTACTGGCTGCATTAATTATTGTGCCATTTACCCGCATGTACTTGGGTCAACACTACTTAACAGATGTACTTGCAGGTTTAGCCTTAGGTATTGTTATAGCACTTGGTGTTTCTAAAATAGTGGATATGATGGACGATAAAGAACACTTATTTGGATTACTCATCACAATCCCATTAGTTGTTATCGTATTTATTGTTTCAACATTTAGACAATCATATGATGAACTTAAAAACCTATTTGTTGCAGTAGGTGGCTTAACTGGATTCTTTGTCGGTTATGCAGTAGATAAACTATATATAAAATATAATGACTTACCAAAAGGCATTAAGATTTTATATAGAGCACTAATTGGTGCTTTAATTGTTGGTGTATTCTATCTAGGATTAAGTTTCTTATTTGATATGATTGCAGTCGATAATTTATACTTAGATTTTGTTAGATACCTATTTGTAGGCTTTGGTGGTAGCGCAATTTCTATGTTTGCATTTAAAAAGTTAAAGGTGTAATATGGTATTTCATAAATCGTTTAAAGAGTTAACCAAAGAAGAACTTGTTGAAATATTTAAGCTAAGACAAACTGTTTTTATGGTTGAACAAGAAATTATTGAAGTTGATATTGATGACCATGATCTTGTATGTGAACACTTGTTTATCAAAAAAGATGGAAAAATTGTTTCATATGCGAGACTTATAGAAGAAAAAGAAGAACTTTATATTGGTAGAGTAGCAACTCTAAAAGAATATAGAAAAAGAGGTTTTACTACTGAAATCATTAAATACTTACAAGAAAGACATGATGTACTTGCTGTAAGTAGTCAAGATATTAGAATAGATTTCTATAAGAAGTTAGATTTTAAAGTCGTTGGAAGAAAATATAAAGATGCAGGTATTTGGCATCAAAAAATGGTCTATATTAAGTAGACCATTTTTCACTTGTATCCGTAGCTTAACTGGATAAAGCATTCCCCTCCGAAGGGAAAGAGTGTCAGTTCAAACCTGATCGGATACACCATTATTTATTTAATTTTTGACTATTAATTAATATTTTAGAGGAATAAAAATGGCTAAAAGAGTTTATTTTGTACTGATGTTAACTTTACTAACACTTTTAATCTACTTAGTTTTTAAAATTAAGTTTATGTCATATACATCAATCGTTATCCTTACAGTAACTACATTACTACTCGATATAGTATACACTTATAAAAATCCTAAATACAGTAAAGTATTGGTTATCTCTGATTTATTATCAATAGTGATATTTAGTGTATATATAGTATTTGCTATAAATGAAAATCCACCAGTAAATGCAGGTGATTTTTCATTATTACCAATCTTGTTATTTGTTGTATCACTTCCATTAATTATAACAACACATCTGGCAATGAATATAAAAGTGATTTTAGACTCACAAAACAAGGTATCAAGTTGAATTGACTTTGAAAAGTCGTTTTTTTGGCTCTAATGTGCTAAAATAGAACTATAAAATTTAGGGGTGACTATATGAATATATTAAATAAACTGATAAAGGAAACTAGTAAAATTGATTTCTTGTTTCCTAATACCTTTGAACAGTTGATGAATGATGAATACTACGACTATGACAAATTTGAGTGGTTTTTATATTATGTATTTAAAATGAATGGTTCAAATGTTAGAAAACTAGGTAAAAAGGGACAGGGTGATGGTGGTGCAGATCTTATCGTCTCAGATAAACTTGCAGATGGTGGTGTAAGAAGAATTGGTATACAAGCCAAATACTGGAAGAATAAGGTTGGGGCAGGTCCTATCAATCAACTTGCAAGTGCTAAAAGCCGTCTAGATCTTACTGATTTATGGATTATCACAACATCTGATTTAACAACTGATGCAAAGGAAATCGCTGAATCCATGGATATAAAAATATTACGTGGTGAAGATGTAACAAATCTAATAGAGCATGTTAAAAGTATTTATGAGAATGATATTAAAGAAAAAGGCGATTCACCTATTGAATTTATCAAAGAGGAACCGGTTAAAGTTGATACTAAAGTAGAAGCTAAAAATGAAGATGATAATGAAGATTCTGATTTGGTCAAGAAATTTAAGACACTTAGATTACAATTGGCTAAGGAACATAAGATGTATCCTTTGTATAATGTATACAACAATGCCATGATTGATGATGTCATAGCAGCAAATCCAAAAACAAAAGAGGAACTGGCTAATGTTAAGGGATTTGGTCCACACAAGGTTAACCTATTTGGTGATGCTATTATCAAACTATTAAAAGATAATGCAGTTACTTCTAATGAAGAAACTATCGATAAAGATAGTGAGTTATTTCAAAAACTAATTGCTGAACGTCCAAGAATCTCTAAATTTAATAAAATTCCGGTAGAAGCAGTTTACACAGATCAAGTAGCTAAGAATTTAGCTAAGATGAAACCTAAAAAGATAGAATATTTAGAAAAGATATTTGGTTTTGATAAAAAGAATATAGAAATATTTGGAGAATACCTTGTAAACTTTATTTCCAAAAACTCTTAAAGTTCATTACTTAATTGCCGATATTTTTAACATTTGATGTAAAAGAGGTAATATATGAAAAACTACGCTGTTATACTCAAATTTGATAAACGAAGTGAAAATCAAATCCAAAAACTAATACATAAGTTAAACAAGGAACTTGGGGTTGATTATCTGATACCACCACATATTACACTGGGTGTTTTTCAAACTGATGATTTAGATAAATATGTAGATAAATTTAATATTTACTCAAGAAAACTAAGAACAGGTGAAGTCATATTTGCATCTTTAGGACAGTTTGTACCTAAAGTAATTTATCTTGCACCACTTATGAATGAAGTGTTGTTATACAACCATAGTGTTATAAGTGAAATGCTTGAAGACCTTGTAGGCCAGGATGAGTTAATATCAAACTATGCACACTATCAAAAAGATCAATGGCAACCACACTGTACGCTAGGTGCTAAGTTAGACACTAAAAAGATGCTAACGGGTTTGGTTTCTATGGTTAAAGACTTTAAACCTATTATTGGTAAAATTAAAAGTGTGTCTATTGTTGAAGGTGAACCTTATTTAGAACTACAAGCACTCTCAAAAACTATTAGGACAAAATCAGATACACATCAATTATCAACTTATTCAGTTAAGGTGATTAGCAAAATCATTGTAGAAGGCTCACCTGAGTTTACTGATAAAAACTATTCTGATGATATAAACTACTATGAAGAACAAGTTTTACTCTTTGAAGCCAACTCATCAGATGATGCTTATGAAAAAGCTGAAAGATATATGGCTAAAGTAATGCTTATTGGACCTCACAAAAATATTTATGGACAAACTGTTAGATATGAGGTTTTAGAATATGTAGATTGCTATGAGTTATTTGAAAAGCCATCTAACCAAGAACCTGAAGTATACTCAAGTATGTACTTTGTTCCTAAAGAAGTTTCTGATGAAGTGTTTTTATCAAATCGATTTAATTACTATATTGATGATGAAGAACAGGATAAGCATGATAAGTGGGAAGATAGTAAAAGAAAAGTTATTTTAAACGCCGAATTTGAAAAACTATTTAAAATACGATAAATACGATCCAATCGGATTGTATTTTTATTAGAAGCATTAAACATTTACCGGTTTAG harbors:
- the smpB gene encoding SsrA-binding protein SmpB, with the translated sequence MKIITQNKKAHFEYFIEQKFVAGIKLQGSEVKSIRAGKCSINEAYITFRNGEVFILNMHIAKFDASSIFNHEETRTRKLLLNRSEIDKLMGAQTRDGMTIIPLTVELHEGLIKVVIALAKGKKLFDKRETIKERDIKREQQQSLKGKMR
- a CDS encoding patatin-like phospholipase family protein, coding for MNQKIKVGLMLGGGGAKGSYQLGVIKALEELNLLKHIDAISGVSIGAINTLLLMSKKSHKEMVKIWDIMDSENVFGTKQSILKEKRLYDFRPVAQKLIESVDLKRIKRSKYQGFATAARIYDKESFIHQIKTDTMEKKVFHLNEEDDPFISVMASSSIPLVFGPTTIGEHKYVDGGVIDNYPVQPLIEAGCNFIFAIALDYGFNPHIYDNYDITIVNFTSTSAFESNRLADMLDVVKFNLEFKTEKEELGYYVAKTMISKMIDERMIKRSFGFTSFIKKTGFKVLELSKFEEMFVKHKKNQERTKLRKMIKENKKLRKKSKGVEQINE
- a CDS encoding phosphatase PAP2 family protein, whose product is MNELDIIRFIQGIRNPFLDTLMELLTELGDQLVFIAIALVIYWFFNKRVAFKLVFVFISSAIINELLKGIIARNRPYVEDPSLGVGTLTHGYSFPSGHAQNTGVITTVLYQNYSKKSNWLKWVLLAALIIVPFTRMYLGQHYLTDVLAGLALGIVIALGVSKIVDMMDDKEHLFGLLITIPLVVIVFIVSTFRQSYDELKNLFVAVGGLTGFFVGYAVDKLYIKYNDLPKGIKILYRALIGALIVGVFYLGLSFLFDMIAVDNLYLDFVRYLFVGFGGSAISMFAFKKLKV
- a CDS encoding GNAT family N-acetyltransferase, coding for MVFHKSFKELTKEELVEIFKLRQTVFMVEQEIIEVDIDDHDLVCEHLFIKKDGKIVSYARLIEEKEELYIGRVATLKEYRKRGFTTEIIKYLQERHDVLAVSSQDIRIDFYKKLDFKVVGRKYKDAGIWHQKMVYIK
- a CDS encoding HRDC domain-containing protein, with translation MNILNKLIKETSKIDFLFPNTFEQLMNDEYYDYDKFEWFLYYVFKMNGSNVRKLGKKGQGDGGADLIVSDKLADGGVRRIGIQAKYWKNKVGAGPINQLASAKSRLDLTDLWIITTSDLTTDAKEIAESMDIKILRGEDVTNLIEHVKSIYENDIKEKGDSPIEFIKEEPVKVDTKVEAKNEDDNEDSDLVKKFKTLRLQLAKEHKMYPLYNVYNNAMIDDVIAANPKTKEELANVKGFGPHKVNLFGDAIIKLLKDNAVTSNEETIDKDSELFQKLIAERPRISKFNKIPVEAVYTDQVAKNLAKMKPKKIEYLEKIFGFDKKNIEIFGEYLVNFISKNS
- a CDS encoding DUF4288 domain-containing protein; amino-acid sequence: MKNYAVILKFDKRSENQIQKLIHKLNKELGVDYLIPPHITLGVFQTDDLDKYVDKFNIYSRKLRTGEVIFASLGQFVPKVIYLAPLMNEVLLYNHSVISEMLEDLVGQDELISNYAHYQKDQWQPHCTLGAKLDTKKMLTGLVSMVKDFKPIIGKIKSVSIVEGEPYLELQALSKTIRTKSDTHQLSTYSVKVISKIIVEGSPEFTDKNYSDDINYYEEQVLLFEANSSDDAYEKAERYMAKVMLIGPHKNIYGQTVRYEVLEYVDCYELFEKPSNQEPEVYSSMYFVPKEVSDEVFLSNRFNYYIDDEEQDKHDKWEDSKRKVILNAEFEKLFKIR